The Faecalibacterium prausnitzii genome includes a window with the following:
- a CDS encoding carbohydrate ABC transporter permease, with translation MASATVQNKTPRKVLKKSTRDSLIAYSFIAPNFIGFCVFTLVPMVFAIALAFCAWDGRHAIEFIGLKNFVKLFTTDKIFQAALKNTIVYVIGTVPLTLACSLAMAVLLNQNVKLRNFFRTVAFFPYVASLVAVAAVWNMIFNPSMGPINMILNQFFGVAVENLPRWAAGKDTAMLTVILFSVWKNMGYYMVIYLAGLQGCNPDLNEAAELDGANRWQQFWHITLPQLRPTTFFVVIMLTISGFKVYDQMYMITQGGPGTATMTLVYYIYNVAFVNTPKYGYASAIAMVLFVLVLIVTIIQFRGSKGEN, from the coding sequence ATGGCGAGTGCTACTGTCCAGAATAAAACTCCCCGTAAAGTGCTAAAAAAATCGACCCGCGATTCTCTGATCGCGTATTCCTTCATTGCGCCAAACTTCATTGGCTTCTGCGTGTTCACACTGGTGCCCATGGTGTTCGCCATTGCGCTTGCCTTCTGCGCATGGGATGGCCGCCACGCCATTGAATTTATCGGCCTGAAGAACTTTGTAAAGCTTTTCACCACCGATAAAATTTTTCAGGCGGCGCTGAAAAACACCATCGTCTATGTCATTGGCACTGTGCCGCTGACGCTGGCCTGCTCGCTGGCCATGGCTGTGCTGCTGAACCAGAATGTGAAGCTGCGCAACTTCTTCCGCACCGTGGCATTCTTCCCTTACGTTGCCTCGCTGGTGGCGGTGGCAGCGGTGTGGAACATGATCTTCAACCCCTCCATGGGCCCCATCAACATGATCCTGAACCAGTTCTTCGGCGTGGCGGTGGAAAACCTGCCCCGCTGGGCTGCCGGTAAGGACACCGCCATGCTGACGGTCATCCTGTTCAGTGTGTGGAAGAACATGGGCTACTATATGGTCATTTATCTGGCCGGCTTGCAGGGCTGTAACCCGGACCTGAACGAAGCCGCCGAGCTGGACGGTGCCAACCGTTGGCAGCAGTTCTGGCACATCACCCTGCCCCAGCTGCGTCCCACCACCTTCTTTGTGGTCATCATGCTCACCATCTCCGGCTTCAAGGTCTACGACCAGATGTACATGATCACGCAGGGCGGCCCCGGCACAGCCACCATGACGCTGGTGTACTATATTTACAATGTTGCCTTCGTCAACACCCCGAAATACGGCTACGCAAGTGCCATTGCCATGGTGCTGTTTGTACTGGTGCTGATCGTTACGATCATCCAGTTCCGCGGCTCCAAGGGCGAGAACTGA
- a CDS encoding ABC transporter substrate-binding protein — protein sequence MKKISRRSFLTAAAACGAAAALTACGGSSSSAAASSTAGSTAASAAAGPVTLQWSVWDKESTPYWQAMADGYMASHKDVTIEMVDLGSSDYMTVLATQLAGSADLDIVTIKDIPGYANLINLDYLKPLNEVLTRDTGDFNGTIEQLTTDDGNFYAVPFRSDFWVVYYNKDLFDKAGVEYPSNDLTLEDYDALARKMTSGSGDTKVYGCHYHTWRSAASLFSILDGKNTIIDGTYDFMKPTYDMVIAQQKDGICMDYGYLKTSSLHYSAAFENQQCAMVNMGSWFISTLEAYMKDAETKFNWGIVKYPHPAGAAAGSTLGTVTSLAINADSPKADAAADFINWCVSEEGAQAIAKTGTFPACGSDATAEIIKSTEGFPEDSNSVDALTTSNVYLEMPYTQYASDIETILNAEHDAIMTMSETVDEGIQNMNDQVPAVLG from the coding sequence ATGAAAAAGATCTCTCGTCGTTCGTTCCTGACCGCTGCCGCCGCCTGCGGCGCAGCTGCTGCCCTGACCGCCTGCGGCGGCTCTTCCAGCTCTGCCGCTGCTTCCTCCACTGCCGGTTCCACCGCTGCATCCGCAGCCGCAGGCCCTGTTACCCTGCAGTGGTCGGTGTGGGATAAGGAGTCCACCCCCTACTGGCAGGCCATGGCCGACGGCTACATGGCAAGCCACAAGGACGTGACCATCGAGATGGTGGATCTGGGCTCCAGCGATTACATGACCGTTCTGGCTACCCAGCTGGCCGGCAGCGCCGATCTGGATATCGTGACCATCAAGGATATTCCCGGCTACGCAAACCTCATCAATCTGGATTACCTCAAGCCCCTGAACGAGGTGCTGACCCGCGACACCGGCGATTTCAACGGCACCATCGAGCAGCTGACTACCGATGACGGCAACTTCTACGCCGTGCCCTTCCGCAGCGACTTCTGGGTGGTGTACTACAACAAGGACCTGTTCGATAAGGCCGGTGTGGAGTACCCCTCCAATGACCTGACGCTGGAAGATTACGATGCGCTGGCCCGCAAGATGACCAGCGGCTCCGGCGATACCAAGGTCTATGGCTGCCACTATCACACCTGGCGCTCCGCCGCTTCTCTGTTCTCCATTCTGGACGGCAAGAACACCATCATCGATGGCACCTACGACTTCATGAAGCCCACCTACGATATGGTCATTGCCCAGCAGAAGGACGGCATCTGCATGGACTACGGCTACCTCAAGACCTCCTCTCTGCATTACTCCGCCGCCTTTGAGAACCAGCAGTGCGCAATGGTCAACATGGGCAGCTGGTTCATCTCCACGCTGGAAGCCTACATGAAGGATGCCGAAACCAAGTTCAACTGGGGCATCGTCAAGTACCCCCACCCCGCCGGTGCAGCTGCCGGTTCTACGCTGGGCACTGTGACCAGCCTGGCCATCAACGCCGACTCTCCCAAGGCAGACGCTGCTGCCGACTTCATCAACTGGTGTGTCTCCGAGGAGGGCGCACAGGCTATTGCCAAGACCGGCACCTTCCCGGCCTGTGGCTCTGACGCTACCGCTGAGATCATCAAATCCACCGAGGGCTTCCCCGAAGACAGCAATTCTGTGGATGCGCTGACCACCAGCAATGTCTATCTGGAGATGCCCTACACCCAGTACGCATCGGATATCGAGACCATCCTGAACGCCGAGCACGATGCCATTATGACCATGAGCGAGACCGTGGACGAGGGCATCCAGAACATGAACGATCAGGTTCCCGCAGTTCTGGGCTGA
- a CDS encoding sensor histidine kinase yields MDRPGHRFSLRRQIVWSTRVFTVLTSLAVCAALFFLSNQYVRTNTLQAAEFNLRLVATSIETSLNDADALLNWASINDTVRRYLSQEEVNGPQTIAAYKAAQEKYYSNPLYPKVIRFFMSNENDRHLQFGPLNSSSALNQSSVSLFLQQGYGMRFTTDPLMISHPACLAISRPIRSGHGTMHRGTAYLALDPSVITDPAAGYTTSEGSALYWEMGNQLWQIEDGRLTQVETAFSDVSYTLRSTVENRTWKQSAWQGRFRKGGSSYFAIKVVLEGRGAALIQVMPESTFLQQRRVYLWLLGLGLAIVWGLSFLMQHWLEWAITRPVEALQKRIEAVGGGDFTADPAVEWPNELGDIGRGINKLAADVDGLMNRRVEDERKKQELEYRMLQSEINPHFIYNTLNSIRWMATIQHAPGIAEMVTAFARLTKSISKETQKLVPLQEELALLNDYFTIQQYRYGGDLEIEVSRIEDERLCRDCLIPRFTLQPLVENAIFHGLEPKGGHGSVLLDISIDPATGDVLLRLTDDGIGMPPEQVAHLLDAPAGEKEKAEKFRHVGLWNVNRRIQYSFGEAYGLTIESEEGIGTEVTIRLPYQRKGNDHAADLTCG; encoded by the coding sequence ATGGATCGCCCCGGGCACCGCTTTTCACTGCGGCGGCAGATCGTGTGGAGCACGCGCGTTTTTACAGTGCTGACCTCCCTTGCTGTCTGCGCGGCACTGTTTTTTCTTTCCAACCAATATGTCCGTACAAACACCCTGCAGGCGGCAGAGTTCAACCTGCGGCTGGTGGCCACCAGCATCGAGACAAGCCTGAACGATGCGGATGCTCTTTTGAACTGGGCCTCCATCAACGACACCGTGCGCCGCTATCTTTCACAGGAAGAGGTCAACGGCCCCCAGACCATTGCAGCTTACAAGGCGGCGCAGGAAAAGTATTATTCCAACCCGCTGTACCCCAAGGTCATCCGGTTCTTTATGAGCAACGAAAACGACCGGCACCTGCAGTTCGGCCCGCTGAACAGCTCTTCGGCCCTGAACCAGAGCAGCGTATCCCTGTTTTTGCAGCAGGGATACGGGATGCGGTTCACCACCGACCCGCTGATGATCTCTCACCCGGCCTGCCTTGCCATCAGCAGGCCCATCCGTTCCGGCCATGGAACGATGCATCGCGGCACAGCCTACCTTGCGCTGGATCCATCGGTCATCACCGATCCCGCAGCGGGCTATACCACGAGCGAGGGCAGCGCACTCTATTGGGAAATGGGCAATCAGCTCTGGCAGATCGAGGATGGCCGCCTGACCCAGGTGGAAACTGCCTTTTCTGATGTTTCCTACACACTGCGCTCCACGGTGGAGAACCGCACCTGGAAGCAGTCCGCATGGCAGGGGCGCTTCCGGAAGGGCGGCAGCAGTTATTTTGCAATCAAGGTCGTTCTGGAGGGCCGGGGTGCAGCACTGATCCAGGTGATGCCCGAAAGCACCTTTTTACAGCAGCGCCGTGTCTATCTGTGGCTGCTGGGGCTGGGGCTTGCCATCGTGTGGGGACTGAGCTTTTTAATGCAGCATTGGCTGGAATGGGCCATTACCCGCCCGGTGGAGGCCCTGCAGAAGCGGATCGAAGCTGTGGGCGGCGGCGACTTTACTGCCGACCCTGCCGTAGAGTGGCCCAATGAGCTGGGCGACATTGGCCGAGGCATCAACAAGCTGGCCGCCGATGTGGACGGCCTGATGAACCGCCGGGTGGAGGACGAGCGCAAAAAACAGGAGCTGGAATACCGGATGCTCCAAAGCGAGATCAACCCCCACTTTATCTACAATACCCTGAACAGCATCCGCTGGATGGCCACCATCCAGCACGCGCCCGGCATTGCCGAGATGGTGACCGCCTTTGCCCGGCTGACCAAGAGCATCTCAAAGGAAACGCAGAAGCTGGTGCCCCTGCAGGAGGAGCTGGCTCTGCTCAACGATTACTTTACCATCCAGCAGTACCGCTATGGCGGCGATCTGGAGATTGAGGTTTCCCGGATCGAGGACGAGCGGCTTTGCCGGGACTGCCTGATCCCCCGCTTTACGCTGCAGCCGCTGGTGGAGAACGCCATTTTCCACGGGCTGGAGCCCAAGGGCGGCCACGGCAGCGTTCTGCTGGATATTTCCATCGATCCGGCCACGGGGGATGTGCTGCTGCGGCTGACCGACGACGGCATCGGGATGCCGCCGGAGCAGGTGGCGCATCTGCTGGACGCACCCGCCGGGGAAAAAGAAAAGGCCGAAAAGTTCCGCCATGTTGGATTGTGGAACGTGAACCGCCGCATCCAGTATTCGTTCGGCGAAGCTTACGGCCTGACCATTGAAAGCGAGGAGGGCATCGGGACTGAGGTGACCATCCGACTGCCCTATCAGAGGAAAGGAAACGATCATGCTGCGGATCTTACTTGTGGATGA